DNA from Evansella sp. LMS18:
TTGGAATAATAACATTTTGCAAGGAAATTATTTTATTCACTTTATATTTTTTCACTAATTTAGGTGCGACTATGTAATCGAAATAAAGTCGATGCCACCAACTCTTTTTTATCCATGGAAACCTGATAATTTTGATATTATTAGCCTCTTTAAAATGGGGAGTACTTAAAACAAATATCCAATTAATATTTTTATCTTCATACTCTTTCACTTCATTATAAAATTCAGTTAAGACAGACAAAGCTCCACCGTGTTCTGCAGGTACATCAAAAACCATTATTCTCATGATTTCCTCCACACCATTTTGTTTACTATTCCTGTATAGCTCTGGATTAACTTAATTACCTTAGTGCTTACATTCTCATCCGTGTAATTCGGCACACTTTCTCCCAGGCTCCCCTGAGCATTCATCTCTACAGCCATATCAACAGCTTGAAGAACTTGCTCAGTAGAAATACTACCAATTACTATATTTCCCTTATCAAGGGCCTCTGGTCTTTCTGTGCTCGTTCTAACTGATACAGCTGGAAACTTAAAATAAGAAGCTTCCTCTGCAATCGTTCCACTGTCAGATACTACACAGAATGAATTCTGCTGTAGATAATTATAATCTGCAAACCCAAATGGTGGTAAGCTTCTCACATTATAGTGAAATTTGAATCCTCTCTGTTCAATAAATTTCTTACTTCTTGGATGTGTGCTATATATCACAGGAAGATCATAATTTTCCGCCATTGCATTAACAGCATACATTAAGGCCATAAAATTATCTTCATTATCGATGTTTTCTTCACGATGAGCTGATAATAGAATATATTTTCCTTTTTCTAATTCTAAAGTTTCAAGCACTTTACTATTATCAATTTTTTCTTTATTAACTTTCAAAACTTCAGCCATTGGAGAACCAACTACGTATGTTCTTTCTTTTGGAACCCCCTCCCAATTCAAGTAATTTCTAGCGTGTTCCGTATAGCATAAATTTACGTCACTTGTATGATCAACGATCCGTCTGTTAATCTCTTCTGGAAGATTTTCATCAAAACATCTGTTACCTGCTTCCATATGGAAAATTGGAATTTTAAGTCTCTTAGCTGATATTACACTTAAACACGAATTTGTATCCCCTAAAACAAGTAGTGCATCCGGTTGTTCTTGAACCATAATTTCATATGATTTTGTTAACACGTTGCCCATGGTTTGACCTAAATTATCACCTACTACATCAAGGTAAAAATCAGGTTCTCTTATCCCTAAATTCTCAAAGAAAACTTCATTCAATGTATAGTCGTAATTTTGACCTGTATGAACAAGTATATGGTCAAAATAGTTATCGTTCTTCTTAATTATTTCAGAAAGCTTTATAATCTCAGGGCGAGTACCCACAATTGTCATTAATTTCATTTTTTTCATCACACTTGTCCCCTATTTAAAATAATGTGGATAGAAATCTTTATGAGACTCAATCCAATCTTTCATTTCAGCTACCATTGTTTCATAACTAGGCACTTTAAATGAAAAGTCTGTTCTATTATTAATCAAAGACTTATCAAGCGATAGCTGATCACTTGGAAAAATCTCAATCTTATTATCTTTCATATATTTATTAAATAGCTTAAGCAACTCGTATTTACTAATGGTCTCATTATTGACCAAGTTATAAAGACCAGTTAGGTTTTCATTTAATGCTTGCTCCATGGCTTTTGCTAAAGTCAATGTGGTCACACCACTCCATATAGCTTTAGTATAACCATTGATTTGACTCTCTTGCTTCATAAACCAATTGAATAGCCCTATTCCTTTATAGTTCATATCGGGTCCAATTATTGAATTTCTAAAGGTTAGGTCCTTATTATTTTCCAATTCACCCATTGCTTTAGACCTGTCATAAAATGTCTCACCATCTCTCAAGGAGGACTCAGAATAACTACCAGTCCTTCCTGAGAATACGCAATCTGTACTCATATGAATAATTTTTGTCTTCATATCTTTTGTCGTCTCACTCAAGAAATGCGGTAAATAACTGTTTAATAATACAGCATTTGACTTATTATTTTCCGCATCTTGATTTAAGATACCAATACAGTTTATTACTGCATCGTATTGACCTTCAATAATTATCTTCTCGAGATTTACAAAATTATTTATGTCTCCATTAATATTTTTACAATACTCCACTTTCCTACGACTGAAAGCAGTAATATCATGTCCACCTTCTTTAAAATACATTGAAATAGTATGCCCCGCCATACCTGTGCCACCAAGAACTAAGATTTTCATTTACAAGGCCTCCCAGTTCTTTAATTCTTCTTGAATGTAGTCTAACTCAAGCAGTTTTCTCTTCACTTGCTCTATATTCAGCCTCTCTGTATTATGTGAATTATACTCATCTTCAGTAGAAAGCTTTTGATCTCCTTCTACAAAGTATTTATCATAATTTAAATCTCTTTTATCTGCAGGTACACGGTAAAATCCGCCTAAATCCTCGGCCACTACGTGTTCTTCCCTTGTAAGTAAGGTTTCATATAATTTTTCTCCATGCCTTGTACCAATTATTTTAATGTTATTATCGGCATTAAATAGTTCTTTTATCGCAATTGCTAAATCTCCTATAGTAGATGCAGGAGCCTTTTGTACCATAATGTCTCCTGCCTGAGCATTTTCAAAAGCAAATACAACTAGTTCCACGGCTTCTTCCAGACTCATTAAGAACCTTGTCATCGTTGGATCAGTGACAGTCAATGGTTGCCCTTTTTTAATTTGATCAATAAACAATGGTATTACAGAGCCTCTTGAAGCCATAACATTTCCGTAACGTGTCCCACAAATAAGAGTTCTATCTGAATCTACTGTTTTAGATTTAGCTACAAATACTTTTTCCATCATTGCTTTCGATATTCCCATCGCATTAATGGGGTATGCGGCTTTATCAGTTGAAAGGCAAATAACCTTTTTTACCCCCATCTCCATAGCACCAGTAACGACATTATCCGTACCAATTACATTTGTTTTTACAGCTTCTAGAGGAAAGAATTCACAAGATGGTACTTGCTTTAGTGCAGCAGCATGAAATATATAATCAACACCATGCATAGCATTTTTTACACTAGCTAAATCTCTTACATCTCCTATGTAAAACTTTAGCTTGGGATCCTTATAAACCTTTCTCATATCATCTTGTTTTTTTTCATCTCTGGAGAATATTCTTATTTCTTTAACATCAGTATTTAGGAACCGTTTCATGACAGCATTTCCAAAAGAACCTGTTCCACCTGTAATCAATAATGTTTTATCTCTAAACATGCTTACTAACCCCAATCCTTAAATCTATTTTCTACCAAACCAATAATCCATCCTGTCTAACAACTTATTTTTATCAAAAGTTTGCTTATAATACCTCAGTCCATTTTCAGACATCTGTCGCATGTCACTCTTTGGCATACGGACCAATTTTTGGATATTTCCAGCTAGGTCTTCTACATTTCCAGCGTCACTACAAACACCTGCACCTGCTCTTTTTATAACCTTTTGTATTTCGCCATCTGCTGATACAATTATCGGCAGACCACAAGCTAGGCAAGATTGAGTTTTAGCTGGTAATGTAATAGCAAACACCTTGCTCTTTGATAGACTAATCAAAGTCGCATCGCATAAAGCCATAATTTCCGGTATCCTAGTGGGTGGTTGTTTAGGAATAAAATTAAACATATCACTCAAATCTTCTTCATGTATCATTTTAATTAACTTTTCTTTAAAACGTCCATCCCCAACAATGTTAAATCGTACCTTCGAGTCCGTTTTCTTTAATATTTTGGCGACCTTAGGTAATATATCTAACCCTTGAGACACACCAATGTTTCCAGCAAATATTATATTGAATATACCGTCGTCAGGAATTTCAATAACCGAAGTTTGATCTTTTTTTACTGGTTTATAATAATCTTCGGCATACTGTGGCCAAAACTCCAATTTTTCAACTTCTACACCGCGTTCATTTATTGCTTTAATGAAACTTTCAGATGAGGTGAAAATTCTATCACACTTGTTATAAATGTAATCTACCATTAAACCTATTCCGTTAAGGATTTGCTTATTTTTTATCCCAGCCAAAATTTCAACATTTTCTGGCCACAAATCAGTCACATAGAGATAACAAGGTATTTTCCTCTTTTTTGAATACCAAACACCTGGTAATGCTTGAGTCATTGGAGAAACTTCAAATATGAAAACATAATCGGCTCTTAATCGGCTAAAAATCATCCAAAAGAACCCGGAAATAACGAATGATAGGTAATTAAGTGCAAGAGTTATCGAATTATTCCCTCTTGGTATAAGAGGAATTCTTATAATTTCAATTCCGTTATAGATTTCCTTTCGCCTTTTAAATACACCATAACCTTCATAATATTCACCTTGTGGGTAATTAGGTATCCCTGTTATTACTGTTACTTTATAGCCCCTTTTAACCCACTCATTGCATATATCATTGATACGAAATTGTTCAGGGTAGAAATATTGGCTAATAACCAAAATATGTTTTTTCAATGTATTATCCACCCTTCTGGTTCATTTTTCAGTCTCAAAAATAGACTCTTTAAAATTTCTAACTATATAATTCTTTTTATAATCACTTAAACTTTGCTCATAAATAAGACTTCCAAACATCTTATTAATAATCCCAACCTTACGCCCCAATATACCTAATAAAGGATTAAATAACTTAATCAGTCTAATTTTCTTCCCACGTGCTTCTGAAATCAATTTGACCATGTCACTTGTTTTAACGTACTCAGCATTTTGCGGGAAAAATATGCCACTATCTTTGTTAGCAATTAACAATCGTAAAAACTCACTAAGATTATCAATATGAAGCATACTCCTCTGATTTTCTATGTTCGGAAAGATCGGTAATATCTGAGCTGCTTGTGCTAGTTTAGGATAATTCCCTTTAGACCCTTTACCATAAATCATAGGTGGCCTTATGATTGCAACTTTGAAACTCTCGTTCTCTAATAGTTTAATACCATTCTCTGCTTGGAGTTTACTGTTACCATAAAAATTAGCAGGTTTTGGTACTGTTTTTTCATCTATAACCCTTGGTTTGTTTATATAACTACTATCCCCATAAACAATAATACTGCTTAAAAAAATAAATTGTTTAACCCCTTCGTTTTTTGCCTTTTCAGCGGTTTCTATTGTTAAATCTCGGTTCACTCTATAGTATTCTTGTTCCATCTTAGGGTCAGGGCTTGAGTCAACATGAGCTATTCCAACGGTATGGAGTACTACATCGTATCCTTTAAAAGATCTTTGCTTCCAACTTTCATCTCTTAAGCTAATCGTATCGATAGAATATTTTTCGGGATATTGGGATAACCATTTAATAAATGAAGTACCTACATAACTATTAGCGCCTGTAACAAGTATCTTTTTCATTTTAAAACAGTCTCCTCTTTAGTAGCAGCTATCTCTTTAACCCCTTGATTAATCTCAACTAAGGATTTGTTAAGGTATCTATTTTCACCTAACAAAACAACACCGACAGTCCTTAGAACAATTTTCAAATCAAGCAATATGCTAAAATTTTCAACATAATAAACATCAAGCCTGTATCTCTTAGCTAAAGTAAGGTAAATATTCCCACTCACTTGAGCTAATCCAGTCATGCCTGGCCTTATATTAAGCCTTTTCGAAATTTCCTCATCGTAATCTTTAAGGGACGCAATGCGTTCAGGTCTTGGCCCGACTAAACTCATTTCACCCTTTAATACGTTCAGTACTTGGGGAATTTCATCAATCTTCGTTCTTCTAAGCAGCTTACCAATTGCAGTGACACGATTATCGTCACTCGTTACTTCTTGGCCTTTAACCATCTTTTCTGATCCTGGCTTCATCGTCCGGAATTTATACACTTTAAAGATTTGTTTATTTAGGCCAGGTCGATCTTGCAAGAAAAATACAGGACCTTTGGACGTACTTTTAATTAATACAGCTACTATAATCCATATTGGCAGAAAGGGAACTAACACAATTAAGGAAACAGCAATATCAATTGTTCGCTTAATTAACCTTTGAAACTTTTTTCCTTTCATTACAATCCCTCAATTTCATAATCGACAGGAATTAAGTACCCATCGCTAAGTTTTATTTCACCGGCATTTTCATCTGTCTGTGCTGACCATATTCGATATGTTCTTTCTCCATCTTTATAAAAAGCCCCTGGATATGGATGAGTAACAGCTCTTACCAATTTATCAGCTTCATCTATAGTCATACTACTTAAAATCTC
Protein-coding regions in this window:
- a CDS encoding sugar transferase, which produces MKGKKFQRLIKRTIDIAVSLIVLVPFLPIWIIVAVLIKSTSKGPVFFLQDRPGLNKQIFKVYKFRTMKPGSEKMVKGQEVTSDDNRVTAIGKLLRRTKIDEIPQVLNVLKGEMSLVGPRPERIASLKDYDEEISKRLNIRPGMTGLAQVSGNIYLTLAKRYRLDVYYVENFSILLDLKIVLRTVGVVLLGENRYLNKSLVEINQGVKEIAATKEETVLK
- a CDS encoding SDR family oxidoreductase, with the translated sequence MKILVLGGTGMAGHTISMYFKEGGHDITAFSRRKVEYCKNINGDINNFVNLEKIIIEGQYDAVINCIGILNQDAENNKSNAVLLNSYLPHFLSETTKDMKTKIIHMSTDCVFSGRTGSYSESSLRDGETFYDRSKAMGELENNKDLTFRNSIIGPDMNYKGIGLFNWFMKQESQINGYTKAIWSGVTTLTLAKAMEQALNENLTGLYNLVNNETISKYELLKLFNKYMKDNKIEIFPSDQLSLDKSLINNRTDFSFKVPSYETMVAEMKDWIESHKDFYPHYFK
- the wecB gene encoding non-hydrolyzing UDP-N-acetylglucosamine 2-epimerase, translated to MKKMKLMTIVGTRPEIIKLSEIIKKNDNYFDHILVHTGQNYDYTLNEVFFENLGIREPDFYLDVVGDNLGQTMGNVLTKSYEIMVQEQPDALLVLGDTNSCLSVISAKRLKIPIFHMEAGNRCFDENLPEEINRRIVDHTSDVNLCYTEHARNYLNWEGVPKERTYVVGSPMAEVLKVNKEKIDNSKVLETLELEKGKYILLSAHREENIDNEDNFMALMYAVNAMAENYDLPVIYSTHPRSKKFIEQRGFKFHYNVRSLPPFGFADYNYLQQNSFCVVSDSGTIAEEASYFKFPAVSVRTSTERPEALDKGNIVIGSISTEQVLQAVDMAVEMNAQGSLGESVPNYTDENVSTKVIKLIQSYTGIVNKMVWRKS
- a CDS encoding glycosyltransferase family 4 protein, which produces MKKHILVISQYFYPEQFRINDICNEWVKRGYKVTVITGIPNYPQGEYYEGYGVFKRRKEIYNGIEIIRIPLIPRGNNSITLALNYLSFVISGFFWMIFSRLRADYVFIFEVSPMTQALPGVWYSKKRKIPCYLYVTDLWPENVEILAGIKNKQILNGIGLMVDYIYNKCDRIFTSSESFIKAINERGVEVEKLEFWPQYAEDYYKPVKKDQTSVIEIPDDGIFNIIFAGNIGVSQGLDILPKVAKILKKTDSKVRFNIVGDGRFKEKLIKMIHEEDLSDMFNFIPKQPPTRIPEIMALCDATLISLSKSKVFAITLPAKTQSCLACGLPIIVSADGEIQKVIKRAGAGVCSDAGNVEDLAGNIQKLVRMPKSDMRQMSENGLRYYKQTFDKNKLLDRMDYWFGRK
- a CDS encoding NAD-dependent epimerase/dehydratase family protein, producing the protein MKKILVTGANSYVGTSFIKWLSQYPEKYSIDTISLRDESWKQRSFKGYDVVLHTVGIAHVDSSPDPKMEQEYYRVNRDLTIETAEKAKNEGVKQFIFLSSIIVYGDSSYINKPRVIDEKTVPKPANFYGNSKLQAENGIKLLENESFKVAIIRPPMIYGKGSKGNYPKLAQAAQILPIFPNIENQRSMLHIDNLSEFLRLLIANKDSGIFFPQNAEYVKTSDMVKLISEARGKKIRLIKLFNPLLGILGRKVGIINKMFGSLIYEQSLSDYKKNYIVRNFKESIFETEK
- a CDS encoding polysaccharide biosynthesis protein produces the protein MFRDKTLLITGGTGSFGNAVMKRFLNTDVKEIRIFSRDEKKQDDMRKVYKDPKLKFYIGDVRDLASVKNAMHGVDYIFHAAALKQVPSCEFFPLEAVKTNVIGTDNVVTGAMEMGVKKVICLSTDKAAYPINAMGISKAMMEKVFVAKSKTVDSDRTLICGTRYGNVMASRGSVIPLFIDQIKKGQPLTVTDPTMTRFLMSLEEAVELVVFAFENAQAGDIMVQKAPASTIGDLAIAIKELFNADNNIKIIGTRHGEKLYETLLTREEHVVAEDLGGFYRVPADKRDLNYDKYFVEGDQKLSTEDEYNSHNTERLNIEQVKRKLLELDYIQEELKNWEAL